In the Juglans microcarpa x Juglans regia isolate MS1-56 chromosome 6D, Jm3101_v1.0, whole genome shotgun sequence genome, one interval contains:
- the LOC121236141 gene encoding putative gamma-glutamylcyclotransferase At3g02910, with protein sequence MADVSNQSKAHLIFTYGTLKRGFPNHTLMESLIHQNDAVFLGPYVTCISYPLVVGPHGIPFLINLPGSGNRVTGELYSVSARGLYPVDDLEGTSLGHYERLPVKLIPCKSTNSDAGGLIQVEAEAYYAHRSFGEGLWERKGKEGLSAYTEKEASGYVRREDRPKDRSFRDEVHFFVSAAKN encoded by the coding sequence ATGGCTGACGTTAGCAATCAATCCAAAGCCCATCTGATCTTCACGTACGGCACGCTCAAGCGAGGCTTCCCCAACCACACCCTCATGGAGTCCCTGATTCACCAGAACGACGCCGTTTTCCTCGGCCCCTACGTCACCTGCATCTCCTACCCACTTGTCGTCGGGCCCCACGGCATCCCCTTCCTCATCAACCTCCCCGGGTCGGGCAACCGTGTCACGGGCGAACTATACTCCGTCTCGGCCCGCGGACTCTATCCGGTTGACGACCTCGAGGGCACCAGCCTCGGCCACTACGAGCGGCTTCCCGTTAAGCTGATTCCCTGCAAAAGCACCAACTCCGATGCAGGTGGCTTGATTCAGGTGGAGGCCGAGGCGTACTACGCTCACCGGAGCTTCGGGGAGGGTTTGTGGGAGAGGAAGGGGAAAGAGGGGTTGAGTGCGTACACAGAGAAAGAGGCGAGTGGGTACGTCAGAAGAGAGGATAGGCCCAAAGATAGGAGCTTTCGCGATGAGGTGCATTTCTTTGTGTCTGCTGCGAAAAATTGA